One uncultured Tolumonas sp. genomic window carries:
- a CDS encoding phage late control D family protein: MSISDAASFFQQGTSLNNELAPAYIITIDGDDISNKIRNRLISIGIVDNRGFEADTIEIQLDDSDGLLSLPRRGAKLRAFIGWSGSALTDKGVYTVDEIEYSGAPDVVTVRGKSVDLRDKMQVQKECSYHQKTLKDIVGSIAGTHSLTPVISNTIASELIDHIDQQCESDASFLTRLAKQYDAIATVKDGRLLFVKMGLGLTASGAKMQPIVISRKSGDNHRFSVADREAYTGVVANWHDHASAKKKSIKVRRKKKTTQPVTDTTPSNVKVNATDKNLLVGTDENVKVLRHLYASKANAQRAALAEWQRLQRGVAEFSITLAKGQPELIPELPVSVSGYKPEIDAAGWIITRVSHQIDDGGYTNSIELEVMLNEIPESEE, translated from the coding sequence ATGAGCATATCTGATGCCGCCAGTTTTTTTCAGCAAGGCACCTCCCTGAATAATGAGCTGGCCCCCGCTTACATCATCACAATTGATGGTGACGATATCAGCAACAAAATCAGAAACAGACTGATTTCAATTGGAATTGTAGACAATCGCGGTTTTGAGGCTGACACGATAGAGATTCAACTCGACGACAGTGATGGCTTGCTTTCTCTGCCAAGGCGTGGCGCAAAGTTGAGAGCGTTCATTGGGTGGTCTGGCTCTGCACTGACGGATAAGGGTGTATATACCGTAGATGAAATAGAGTATTCAGGAGCGCCAGATGTGGTGACTGTTCGCGGAAAATCTGTCGATTTAAGAGATAAAATGCAGGTTCAAAAGGAGTGCAGCTACCATCAAAAAACACTAAAGGATATTGTTGGATCAATTGCGGGAACTCACAGCCTTACCCCAGTCATAAGCAATACAATCGCCAGTGAGCTGATAGATCACATTGATCAGCAGTGTGAATCCGATGCGTCATTTCTTACGCGGTTAGCCAAGCAATATGATGCTATAGCAACCGTGAAGGATGGGCGGTTGTTGTTTGTAAAAATGGGGCTTGGGCTAACAGCCAGCGGCGCAAAAATGCAGCCCATTGTGATATCAAGAAAGTCTGGTGATAACCATAGATTCTCTGTTGCCGACAGGGAGGCGTACACCGGCGTTGTTGCCAATTGGCATGACCATGCGTCAGCAAAAAAGAAATCCATCAAGGTAAGGCGAAAGAAAAAAACGACTCAACCGGTAACTGACACGACACCATCGAACGTGAAGGTGAACGCTACCGACAAAAATTTGCTGGTTGGCACAGATGAAAACGTAAAGGTATTACGACATCTCTATGCGTCGAAGGCTAACGCCCAGAGAGCAGCTTTGGCCGAGTGGCAGCGATTACAGCGGGGTGTGGCTGAATTTTCGATAACACTGGCTAAGGGGCAGCCCGAGTTAATACCTGAGCTACCGGTTAGTGTTAGCGGGTATAAGCCTGAAATAGATGCTGCTGGCTGGATAATAACTCGTGTATCTCACCAGATTGATGATGGTGGATACACGAATAGCATTGAACTCGAAGTGATGCTTAACGAAATACCGGAATCAGAGGAGTGA
- a CDS encoding phage tail protein, whose amino-acid sequence MLTEFLFNKSLGSFSPMMAIGYFVFNVHTLPYQNQQHNITWRHPTNSRVGARPSSQFLGPGDETMTLSGLLVPEITGGRLSLDLLRKMADTGKAFPLIDGSGQYYGIFTIEDMTTTKTDFFSDGAARKIEFSVQLKRKDDSDRGILGLLNVSDLNLGGLLGGLL is encoded by the coding sequence ATGCTGACTGAGTTTTTATTTAACAAGAGCCTTGGGTCATTCAGTCCGATGATGGCTATTGGTTATTTTGTTTTTAACGTCCATACGTTGCCGTATCAAAACCAGCAGCACAATATCACATGGCGCCACCCAACAAACAGCAGGGTTGGCGCCAGACCATCATCTCAGTTTTTGGGCCCAGGCGATGAAACAATGACATTATCTGGCTTGCTCGTGCCAGAAATTACTGGTGGCAGGCTGTCACTGGATTTACTTAGGAAAATGGCTGATACCGGCAAGGCGTTCCCGCTGATAGATGGATCTGGACAGTATTACGGCATATTCACAATAGAAGATATGACAACAACAAAAACGGATTTTTTCAGTGATGGTGCAGCGAGGAAAATTGAATTCAGCGTACAACTGAAGAGAAAAGATGACAGTGACAGGGGAATTCTTGGTCTGCTCAATGTTAGCGATCTTAATCTTGGCGGTCTGCTCGGGGGGCTGTTATGA
- a CDS encoding phage tail tape measure protein — translation MNKLQLSVILSYADKLTAPLKAASKSSAGLGLAIKETRSELKSLEQQQGSISKLKDLARITAATKNEMAAARLRTAELAKEIKSTSSPSAKLTKDFSAARDSVRQLQQRERDLTLQQQKLRDSLKAAGIDTKRLSSEQTRLRNATKSANDALLSQQVRLSELAGRQKKLNAVSDRYNKSKELQGKLAGTGVGMMATGVAAGATVVKPIIEYAKAEDSATALKVSMMGSDGSVRKEFSEINKLAIQLGNKLPGTTSDFQDMMSTLIQQGMSAKAIVGGLGVATAYLGVQMKMPYDQAALFAAKLQDATSTAEKDMMGLMDVIQRSYYLGVDSGNMLQAFGKLSPALSVLRKKGVEATKALAPLVIMADQAGMAGEASGNAYRKVFQMSMNRKKVNAANSGALKGTGIKLEFTDGKGEFAGIDKLMAELAKMKRLNTEKRLQALKDIYGDDAETLQVLNLLIEKGADGYADVQKKLAAQANIQQRVNAQLGTLKNLWDAATGTFTNALVKFGESVAPETKALTEWIGALSERLGAWSERHPVLSAAIMKTVAAIAAASVAIGALSLGIAALLGPIALNRMILSSLGIRIFPMLSAAAGFLSSAIGGVTSGIIRMGVAAMTNPIGIVIAAIVAGALLIYKYWSPIKAFMSGVFDGFSSAIGPIKQLFEPLSPLFDGIGRAVKWVFSLFGDLLTPVKSTAQELSSAAASGKVFGEAIAGGINFALTPLYKLIDGIKWVIDNISKIDFNRKIEVPKNFTPGQATPWSQPAKTPGFAGMYDKGGYIPSGKFGVAGENGPEVVGGPAYVLSRAKTKAIAAMIAGAASLPVAAYQDRGGVAQDGAKAVSDRVLPTKLSPISNVSRIITERVQPAKLPNVSSATRVINEKVLAAQSSEYGEEQAKPSVKARSVIRQSNGNTQITIPLQVSFNHEKNIDEAGILKKIRDTVRSEIERAASANKARERAKLYDRE, via the coding sequence ATGAATAAGCTGCAGTTGAGTGTCATTTTAAGTTACGCGGATAAATTGACCGCCCCTCTTAAAGCTGCATCAAAGAGCTCTGCAGGTCTTGGTTTGGCTATTAAAGAAACCCGGTCTGAATTGAAATCTCTCGAACAACAACAAGGATCGATATCGAAACTAAAAGATCTCGCAAGAATAACGGCTGCTACTAAAAATGAAATGGCGGCCGCCAGACTGCGCACAGCCGAACTTGCCAAGGAAATAAAATCGACATCATCGCCAAGCGCAAAACTGACGAAAGACTTTAGTGCTGCGCGGGATTCAGTCAGACAGTTGCAACAAAGGGAGCGCGACCTGACATTGCAACAGCAAAAGCTCAGGGATTCACTCAAGGCAGCCGGAATTGACACTAAGCGCCTATCGTCAGAACAAACAAGGCTAAGAAATGCCACTAAGTCGGCAAATGATGCGCTCCTATCTCAACAGGTTCGGCTTAGCGAACTGGCCGGGCGACAGAAAAAACTAAATGCGGTGTCAGATAGATATAACAAATCCAAGGAACTGCAAGGGAAGCTGGCTGGCACTGGCGTGGGAATGATGGCAACTGGCGTGGCAGCTGGTGCTACGGTGGTAAAGCCAATCATTGAATACGCAAAGGCAGAGGATTCTGCTACGGCGCTGAAAGTATCAATGATGGGTTCTGATGGGTCGGTAAGAAAAGAATTTTCTGAAATAAACAAACTCGCCATTCAGCTTGGAAATAAGTTGCCTGGAACGACTTCCGACTTCCAAGACATGATGAGCACACTGATTCAGCAAGGCATGAGCGCCAAGGCGATCGTTGGTGGGCTTGGCGTGGCCACGGCTTATCTTGGTGTGCAAATGAAGATGCCGTATGACCAGGCAGCTTTATTTGCTGCGAAATTACAGGATGCAACATCAACCGCCGAAAAAGACATGATGGGATTAATGGATGTTATCCAGAGATCTTATTACCTGGGTGTTGATAGTGGAAACATGTTGCAGGCATTTGGCAAGCTATCCCCTGCTCTATCTGTCTTAAGGAAAAAGGGGGTTGAGGCAACCAAGGCTCTGGCACCGCTAGTCATCATGGCTGACCAAGCCGGCATGGCCGGAGAGGCATCGGGGAACGCATACCGAAAGGTATTCCAGATGTCGATGAACAGAAAAAAAGTGAATGCCGCCAATAGCGGTGCACTTAAGGGTACCGGAATAAAACTTGAATTTACTGATGGTAAAGGCGAATTTGCCGGCATTGATAAGCTAATGGCTGAACTGGCAAAAATGAAGCGGCTGAACACAGAAAAGCGGCTTCAGGCGCTGAAAGATATTTACGGCGATGACGCCGAAACGCTGCAAGTGTTAAACCTTCTGATAGAAAAGGGTGCTGATGGTTATGCTGATGTGCAAAAGAAATTGGCTGCACAAGCTAACATCCAGCAGCGCGTCAACGCTCAACTTGGCACATTAAAAAACCTGTGGGATGCAGCAACAGGAACATTCACCAACGCATTGGTTAAATTTGGTGAGTCGGTCGCGCCGGAAACAAAAGCTCTGACTGAGTGGATTGGCGCATTGTCAGAACGACTTGGCGCATGGTCTGAGCGCCACCCAGTATTATCAGCCGCAATAATGAAGACCGTGGCAGCAATAGCCGCCGCGAGCGTTGCCATTGGCGCGCTATCTCTTGGCATTGCTGCGTTACTTGGCCCGATAGCGCTCAACAGGATGATCTTGTCTAGTCTCGGTATCAGGATCTTTCCAATGCTATCCGCTGCAGCCGGATTTCTTTCGTCAGCAATTGGTGGTGTTACATCAGGAATTATAAGAATGGGCGTGGCTGCAATGACTAATCCAATTGGTATTGTTATTGCCGCGATCGTCGCCGGCGCACTGCTTATCTATAAATACTGGTCACCAATCAAGGCGTTCATGTCTGGCGTATTTGATGGGTTTTCGTCTGCAATAGGGCCGATAAAACAACTATTTGAGCCGCTGTCTCCGCTGTTTGATGGGATAGGCAGGGCCGTTAAGTGGGTTTTCTCGCTATTTGGCGACCTACTGACACCAGTAAAATCAACAGCGCAAGAATTGAGTAGTGCTGCAGCCAGCGGAAAGGTGTTCGGCGAGGCAATTGCCGGAGGTATAAATTTCGCGCTAACTCCACTCTATAAGCTGATTGATGGCATTAAATGGGTGATCGATAACATCAGCAAAATAGATTTCAACAGAAAAATCGAGGTACCAAAAAACTTTACACCAGGACAAGCGACACCATGGAGCCAGCCAGCAAAAACGCCTGGATTTGCCGGCATGTATGATAAGGGTGGTTACATCCCGTCCGGAAAATTCGGTGTTGCAGGTGAGAATGGGCCGGAAGTGGTTGGCGGTCCAGCTTATGTGCTTAGCAGGGCAAAAACAAAAGCGATTGCCGCCATGATTGCTGGCGCGGCCTCACTTCCCGTCGCTGCATACCAGGATCGCGGAGGGGTGGCGCAAGATGGCGCCAAGGCGGTTAGTGACAGAGTGCTGCCCACCAAGTTGTCACCAATAAGCAACGTCAGCAGGATCATTACTGAGCGCGTTCAACCAGCAAAGCTGCCGAATGTGTCCAGTGCTACCAGGGTTATCAATGAAAAAGTGCTTGCAGCTCAATCGTCTGAGTATGGCGAAGAACAAGCAAAGCCCAGCGTTAAGGCGCGATCGGTTATTCGCCAGTCTAACGGTAATACACAGATAACAATCCCCCTGCAGGTTTCATTCAATCATGAAAAAAACATCGATGAAGCTGGGATTCTGAAAAAAATCAGAGACACAGTGAGAAGTGAAATTGAACGCGCAGCCTCAGCAAACAAAGCCAGAGAGCGCGCAAAACTATATGACAGGGAGTGA
- a CDS encoding GpE family phage tail protein produces the protein MADIAVVFHWPPSEMAAFSISELIEWHEMAEERGSRNE, from the coding sequence ATGGCCGACATTGCCGTTGTGTTTCATTGGCCGCCGTCAGAAATGGCGGCCTTTTCAATTTCAGAGCTAATTGAATGGCATGAAATGGCCGAAGAGAGGGGAAGTCGAAATGAATAA
- a CDS encoding phage tail assembly protein, whose protein sequence is MSITKKITLETPIQGGKEEIAEIILRKPSAGDLRGIGLSALLQLDVIAISRVLPRISTPILTEAEIAKMDVVDFAQIGGEIAAFLLTKAERATYLSE, encoded by the coding sequence ATGTCTATCACCAAAAAAATTACACTAGAAACGCCAATTCAAGGCGGAAAAGAAGAGATTGCCGAAATTATCCTGCGCAAGCCTAGTGCGGGTGATTTGCGTGGTATTGGCTTGTCTGCCCTGTTGCAGCTTGATGTCATCGCAATCAGTCGTGTGCTGCCAAGAATCAGCACGCCGATATTGACTGAAGCCGAAATAGCAAAAATGGATGTAGTCGACTTCGCTCAAATTGGTGGAGAAATTGCCGCTTTTTTGCTGACGAAGGCAGAGCGGGCGACCTACCTGAGCGAGTAG
- a CDS encoding phage major tail tube protein, producing MALPKKLKQMNLFNDGDNWVGIIEEFTPAKLTRKFEKYRGGGMPGAVDIDLGFDDGALESEFTIGGFELKLLKQSATAKHDGVPLRFAGAFQRDDTGDVSRVEIISRGRLKELDAGNYKVGDNSQTKVSMTNTYYKVVVDGSTVVEIDTVNMIHIVDGEDMLAEYRKAIGL from the coding sequence ATGGCCTTACCAAAAAAACTTAAACAGATGAACCTGTTTAATGATGGCGATAACTGGGTTGGCATCATTGAAGAGTTCACGCCAGCAAAGCTGACGCGAAAATTTGAAAAATACCGTGGCGGTGGCATGCCTGGTGCGGTTGATATCGATCTCGGCTTTGATGATGGCGCGCTTGAGAGTGAATTCACGATCGGCGGGTTTGAGCTTAAGTTGCTGAAGCAATCGGCGACAGCCAAGCATGACGGTGTGCCACTTCGCTTTGCCGGAGCGTTCCAGCGGGATGATACGGGCGATGTGAGTCGCGTTGAAATCATCAGCCGTGGGCGATTGAAAGAATTAGACGCTGGTAACTACAAGGTTGGCGACAACAGCCAAACAAAAGTATCAATGACTAACACCTACTATAAGGTTGTGGTTGATGGCTCAACCGTTGTTGAGATTGATACTGTCAATATGATCCACATTGTGGATGGCGAGGACATGCTGGCTGAGTACAGAAAAGCCATCGGTCTGTAA
- a CDS encoding phage tail sheath protein — protein sequence MATDYHHGVRVIEINEGTRTIRTVSTAVIGIVCTADDADETAYPLNTPVLITNVNTAIGKAGTNGTLAKTLDAIADQASPVIVVIRVATGATEAETNTNIIGTTTPEGKYTGMKAFLSAQSSLSVKPRILAVPGLDSLPVATELVSIAQKLRAFCYVSAYGCDTKEAAVAYRDNFGQREIMVIWPDFVSWDTTTNADAVAAATARAIGLRAKLDEEVGWHKTLSNVAVNGVSGITKDIYWDLQLPSTDAGYLNENEVTTLIQQSGFRFWGSRTCSDDPLFCFENYTRTAQVLADTIAEAHLWAVDKPITPTLVRDIVEGVNAKFRELKALGYIVDGNAWYNTELNSQTTLKAGKLYIDYDYTPVPPLENLLFQQRITDTYLADFASAITG from the coding sequence ATGGCGACAGATTACCATCATGGTGTTCGGGTAATTGAAATCAACGAAGGAACGCGAACCATCCGGACCGTATCAACTGCGGTAATTGGCATTGTCTGCACGGCGGATGATGCTGATGAAACCGCATACCCATTAAACACGCCTGTTTTAATTACTAATGTAAACACAGCTATTGGTAAGGCTGGCACGAACGGAACGCTGGCAAAAACGCTTGATGCCATTGCCGACCAGGCAAGCCCAGTTATTGTTGTTATCCGTGTTGCCACTGGTGCAACAGAAGCAGAAACGAACACCAACATTATTGGGACAACAACTCCAGAAGGTAAATACACTGGCATGAAAGCGTTTTTATCCGCGCAATCAAGCCTCAGCGTTAAACCTCGAATTTTGGCTGTTCCTGGGCTGGATAGTCTGCCCGTGGCAACCGAGCTGGTTTCCATCGCACAGAAGCTGCGCGCGTTTTGCTATGTCAGTGCATATGGCTGCGATACAAAAGAAGCCGCTGTTGCATACCGTGACAATTTTGGCCAGCGAGAAATCATGGTCATTTGGCCTGATTTTGTATCCTGGGATACCACAACAAACGCGGATGCAGTTGCGGCCGCAACCGCCAGAGCTATCGGTTTACGTGCAAAACTAGATGAAGAAGTGGGTTGGCATAAAACCCTGTCGAATGTCGCGGTTAATGGTGTAAGTGGTATCACGAAGGATATCTATTGGGATCTGCAGCTGCCATCTACCGATGCCGGTTACCTGAATGAAAACGAAGTGACAACGCTGATCCAGCAATCAGGCTTCCGCTTCTGGGGTTCTCGCACATGTTCAGATGACCCATTGTTCTGCTTTGAAAACTATACGCGCACCGCCCAGGTTCTAGCCGACACAATCGCTGAAGCGCATTTGTGGGCAGTCGATAAGCCAATCACCCCAACGTTAGTCAGAGATATCGTAGAAGGCGTTAACGCTAAATTCCGCGAGCTGAAAGCACTCGGATACATTGTGGATGGTAATGCCTGGTACAACACCGAACTGAACAGCCAGACGACGTTGAAAGCGGGCAAGCTATATATCGATTACGACTACACGCCAGTGCCGCCTCTGGAAAACCTGCTGTTCCAGCAGCGCATTACCGACACATACCTTGCTGATTTTGCCAGCGCAATCACCGGCTAA
- a CDS encoding reverse transcriptase/maturase family protein, with protein sequence MKRHGNLFETCFSMDNLYLAYIDARSGKRYRRATIQFETRLGAWLYHLHRQIHTGEYKPRTYKRFMVYEPKPREICAPWFGDIVVQHAIYRVIRPILERKLIDHNYACRPGKGTHAASDYAQNALRKSPDGSYALKLDIRKFFYRINRQILKDILAKHIKDIRLLDVMIQFTELPEATGIPIGNLLSQLFASMYLNPLDHFIKRTLKVNLYCRYVDDFILFGLPRDVLLSHKESIVQFIADNLGLELSKWTLAPISRGVNFVGYRTWRSTRFIRRHSLLTFRRAARKGKTQSLISILGHAKRTASRRHLVGWLTEKHPDLVKTIPPAVTGLIHRKSHR encoded by the coding sequence ATGAAACGACACGGAAACCTTTTTGAAACATGTTTTTCGATGGATAACCTTTACCTGGCTTACATCGATGCAAGGAGTGGCAAGCGGTATCGCAGAGCCACAATTCAATTTGAAACTAGACTTGGCGCATGGCTTTATCACCTTCATCGCCAAATTCACACGGGCGAATATAAACCAAGAACATACAAGCGGTTCATGGTTTACGAGCCGAAGCCTCGCGAAATATGTGCGCCGTGGTTTGGTGATATTGTCGTTCAGCACGCCATTTATCGAGTAATCAGACCGATACTCGAGAGAAAATTAATTGATCACAATTACGCATGCAGACCAGGAAAGGGAACGCATGCAGCGAGTGATTACGCGCAGAACGCACTTAGAAAATCGCCAGATGGGAGTTATGCACTGAAGCTCGATATCCGGAAATTCTTCTACCGCATCAACCGGCAGATACTCAAAGATATACTGGCAAAACACATCAAGGACATACGACTGCTTGATGTCATGATTCAGTTCACCGAACTGCCTGAAGCAACGGGTATTCCTATTGGGAATTTGCTAAGTCAATTATTTGCATCCATGTACTTAAACCCACTTGACCATTTTATTAAGCGAACACTGAAGGTTAATTTGTACTGTCGGTATGTTGATGACTTTATTTTATTTGGTCTCCCAAGAGATGTGTTGTTGTCGCACAAGGAAAGCATTGTGCAATTCATTGCTGACAACCTTGGTTTGGAGCTTTCAAAGTGGACTCTTGCGCCGATATCAAGGGGTGTGAATTTCGTCGGATACAGAACGTGGAGAAGCACTCGATTCATCAGAAGACACAGCCTATTAACCTTCAGAAGAGCAGCCAGAAAAGGAAAAACACAAAGTCTGATATCGATATTGGGTCATGCAAAAAGAACAGCCTCAAGGCGCCATCTTGTTGGTTGGTTGACGGAAAAGCACCCCGATTTAGTCAAAACCATCCCGCCTGCGGTGACAGGACTAATACACCGCAAAAGCCATAGATGA
- a CDS encoding four helix bundle protein, whose amino-acid sequence MIDPSSQLIRKYVEVAKQLNVYLLHFPKHEKYALVNTIKNDLYQVFRLIVEGQKRYHKKTTLTELDIAHEQLRMQLYLAYELGYFKCKTGNQDSESSQREQRRWLTISRMCDELGRIIGGWIKSQREL is encoded by the coding sequence GTGATAGACCCGAGTTCTCAGCTAATCCGGAAGTATGTGGAAGTGGCAAAGCAGCTGAATGTCTATCTTCTTCACTTCCCAAAGCATGAAAAATACGCCCTGGTAAACACGATAAAAAACGATCTTTACCAGGTGTTCAGGCTCATTGTTGAAGGTCAGAAGCGGTACCACAAAAAGACAACGCTAACTGAGTTGGATATTGCGCATGAGCAGCTGCGAATGCAGTTGTATCTGGCGTATGAGCTTGGTTATTTCAAATGCAAAACAGGAAACCAGGACAGCGAAAGCTCGCAACGTGAGCAGCGGCGCTGGCTGACTATCAGCCGAATGTGTGATGAGCTTGGTCGCATTATTGGCGGCTGGATCAAATCACAACGGGAGTTGTAA
- a CDS encoding SUMF1/EgtB/PvdO family nonheme iron enzyme, whose product MAGLIISIKDAARQAVEGATGGKVTIMYDDKGYPSYMVRVPKFRIEDIDASLGSGVHPAFIVGGVEKSEIWIGQYAGRLHDGNLCSLPGQDPANTMSFDEAVTYCRNKGAGWHLMTNAEWAAIKLWCLKNGFLPRGNSNYGRSSDATYETGTRTDGGSPGDTAGTPRTLTGTGPASWRHNNDFAGIADLAGNVWEWASGLRLNNGEIQVLANNDAALATADLSSASADWRAISMTDGSLVLPGSAGTAKFDSDAVATSGAGSLGAFTLSNVIANRQGPVDDSSSNYQYNTQTFEASKVKAGLTAPAILKALGLYPHTTGYGSDAVYMRNYGERLPLAGGHWSYGAGAGVFALDLDAPRSSRSSSIGARPAFVL is encoded by the coding sequence ATGGCTGGATTGATTATTTCCATCAAAGACGCGGCGCGACAGGCTGTTGAAGGCGCAACGGGCGGCAAGGTTACCATCATGTATGACGACAAGGGCTACCCGTCTTACATGGTTCGCGTGCCTAAGTTCCGCATTGAAGACATCGATGCGTCATTGGGTAGTGGCGTACACCCGGCGTTTATCGTTGGTGGTGTTGAAAAATCAGAAATTTGGATTGGTCAGTATGCTGGCCGCCTGCATGACGGAAACTTGTGCTCTCTGCCAGGCCAAGACCCTGCAAACACCATGTCGTTCGATGAAGCGGTCACCTATTGCCGCAACAAAGGCGCAGGCTGGCATCTGATGACCAACGCAGAATGGGCGGCCATTAAATTGTGGTGCCTGAAAAACGGCTTCCTGCCTCGCGGAAACTCAAACTATGGCCGCAGCTCTGATGCGACCTACGAAACTGGCACGCGCACTGATGGCGGCTCGCCAGGTGATACTGCTGGCACGCCACGCACACTAACCGGGACTGGCCCAGCCAGCTGGCGACACAATAACGATTTTGCTGGCATCGCCGATCTCGCGGGTAACGTTTGGGAGTGGGCATCTGGTTTGCGCCTGAACAACGGCGAAATCCAGGTGCTGGCAAACAATGATGCAGCTTTGGCCACGGCAGATTTATCTTCAGCCTCAGCTGACTGGCGCGCTATCAGCATGACCGACGGCTCCCTGGTTCTGCCTGGTAGTGCTGGTACCGCCAAGTTCGACTCTGATGCAGTTGCAACATCAGGAGCTGGCTCACTGGGTGCGTTTACGCTGAGCAATGTCATTGCCAACCGCCAAGGGCCAGTTGATGACAGTAGCAGTAACTATCAGTACAACACGCAAACATTTGAAGCATCAAAGGTTAAGGCGGGCCTAACAGCGCCAGCGATTCTGAAGGCACTTGGCTTGTATCCGCACACAACCGGTTATGGTAGTGACGCAGTCTATATGCGCAACTATGGCGAACGCTTGCCCCTCGCCGGCGGCCACTGGAGCTACGGTGCCGGTGCCGGCGTGTTCGCGCTCGACTTGGATGCCCCGCGCTCGAGTCGCAGCAGCTCCATCGGCGCGCGCCCTGCCTTTGTGTTGTAG
- a CDS encoding phage tail protein I, which produces MSSLLPPSVTSLEKSLDEVAEKRLESTLIHRDIFNPWKCRADLLGVLAWSLGVDDWSSEMTEQQRREACASAIRIHRQRGTVASIKQALTNAGYAGASITEGLPPVTFNGVTLYDGSESHASGGRWAMFRIDVDLGETNGVSATDTQRLRRILERTAPARCELVGTQYSAAISDKATVTESAHATASPKISDIRPAGRRYDGSISHSQGQDLLQNGALLFGGQRKYSGFIVTGEQHNNAWDDGDFAAGLSLGSDRVAIQPTHGGTFTYSGFDYGHERAVAAEAPLTITLTKHRRYNGKLQHMTDAFDGSFKYNAARNYQPDITYLGQISTTESTL; this is translated from the coding sequence ATGAGTAGCCTTTTGCCGCCAAGCGTCACATCACTGGAAAAGTCTCTTGATGAGGTTGCAGAAAAGCGCCTTGAGAGCACCCTGATCCACCGTGACATCTTCAACCCTTGGAAGTGCCGCGCTGACTTGCTCGGCGTTCTCGCCTGGTCGCTTGGCGTTGATGACTGGTCAAGTGAGATGACAGAACAGCAGCGCCGCGAGGCTTGCGCATCAGCTATTCGCATACACCGCCAGCGCGGTACCGTTGCCAGTATTAAGCAGGCGCTCACCAATGCAGGATATGCCGGCGCATCGATAACCGAAGGGTTACCGCCTGTAACGTTTAACGGTGTAACGCTGTACGACGGATCTGAATCTCATGCATCAGGCGGTCGATGGGCAATGTTTCGCATCGATGTTGACCTGGGTGAAACCAATGGCGTTTCCGCCACTGACACGCAGCGTCTTAGACGCATTCTGGAACGCACAGCGCCCGCTCGCTGTGAACTGGTTGGCACTCAATATTCAGCAGCCATCTCTGACAAAGCCACCGTCACGGAATCTGCTCACGCAACAGCATCACCAAAAATCAGTGACATCCGCCCTGCCGGACGACGTTACGACGGCTCAATCTCTCACAGCCAAGGGCAAGACTTGCTGCAAAACGGCGCCCTGTTATTTGGTGGCCAGCGAAAATACAGTGGTTTTATCGTGACCGGAGAGCAACACAACAATGCCTGGGATGACGGGGATTTTGCTGCCGGCCTGTCTCTTGGTTCGGATCGCGTTGCAATTCAACCCACTCACGGCGGAACGTTCACTTATTCCGGATTCGACTATGGCCATGAGCGCGCCGTGGCTGCCGAAGCGCCACTGACCATCACCTTAACCAAGCATCGCCGCTACAACGGCAAGCTGCAGCACATGACTGATGCATTTGATGGCTCATTTAAATACAACGCAGCCAGAAACTATCAGCCCGACATTACCTATCTCGGCCAAATATCAACAACGGAGAGCACGCTGTGA